The following are encoded together in the Cynocephalus volans isolate mCynVol1 chromosome 4, mCynVol1.pri, whole genome shotgun sequence genome:
- the PRSS23 gene encoding serine protease 23: protein MVLSMAGMPGLLLLLLLLLLCSVGQVRSYGALWKPIWPAYRLPIILPQSTLNLAKPDFGAEAKLEVTSSCGPQCHKGTPLPTYEEVKQYLSYETLYANGSRTETQVGIYILSGGGRGAQHQDSESSGRSRRKRQIYGYDSRFSIFGKDFLLNYPFSTSVKLSTGCTGTLVAEKHVLTAAHCIHDGKTYVKGTQKLRVGFLKPKFKDGRGANDSSLAMPEKMKFQWIRVKRTHVPKGWIKGNANDIGMDYDYALLELKKPHKRKFMKIGVSPPAKQLPGGRIHFSGYDNDRPGNLVYRFCDVKDETYDLLYQQCDAQPGASGSGVYVRMWKRQQQKWERKIIGIFSGHQWVDMNGSPQDFNVAVRITPLKYAQICYWIKGNYLDCREG, encoded by the coding sequence ATGGTGCTCAGCATGGCGGGCATGCCCgggctcctgctcctcctccttctcctcctgctctgtTCTGTCGGGCAGGTGAGATCCTATGGTGCCCTGTGGAAACCCATTTGGCCTGCTTACCGACTTCCCATCATCTTGCCCCAGTCCACCCTCAACCTAGCCAAGCCAGACTTTGGGGCTGAAGCCAAACTGGAAGTGACCTCTTCCTGTGGACCCCAGTGTCATAAGGGAACCCCACTGCCCACTTATGAAGAAGTCAAGCAATACCTGTCTTACGAAACGCTCTATGCCAATGGCAGCCGCACAGAGACGCAAGTGGGCATTTATATCCTCAGTGGTGGTGGACGTGGGGCCCAACACCAGGACTCAGAGTCATCGGGAAGGTCTCGGAGGAAACGGCAGATTTATGGCTATGACAGCAGGTTCAGCATTTTTGGGAAGGACTTCCTGCTCAACTACCCTTTCTCAACATCTGTAAAGTTATCTACAGGATGCACTGGCACCCTGGTGGCAGAGAAACACGTACTCACGGCTGCCCACTGTATACATGATGGAAAAACCTATGTGAAAGGAACTCAGAAACTTCGAGTGGGCTTTTTGAAGCCCAAATTTAAAGACGGTCGAGGGGCCAATGACTCGAGCTTGGCCATGCCCGAGAAGATGAAATTTCAGTGGATCCGGGTGAAACGCACCCATGTGCCCAAGGGTTGGATCAAGGGCAATGCGAATGACATTGGCATGGATTACGACTATGCCCTGCTGGAACTCAAAAAACCTCACAAGAGAAAGTTCATGAAGATTGGGGTGAGCCCTCCTGCCAAACAGCTGCCAGGGGGCAGAATCCACTTCTCTGGTTATGACAATGACCGACCAGGCAATTTGGTGTACCGCTTCTGTGATGTCAAAGACGAGACCTACGACCTGCTCTACCAGCAATGTGATGCCCAACCCGGGGCCAGCGGGTCAGGGGTCTACGTGAGGATGTGGAAGAGACAGCAGCAGAAGTGGGAGCGAAAAATTATTGGCATCTTTTCAGGGCACCAGTGGGTGGACATGAATGGTTCTCCACAGGATTTCAATGTGGCTGTTAGAATCACCCCTCTCAAATATGCCCAGATTTGCTATTGGATTAAAGGAAACTACCTGGATTGCAGGGAAGGGTGA